The proteins below are encoded in one region of Syngnathus acus chromosome 2, fSynAcu1.2, whole genome shotgun sequence:
- the LOC119119443 gene encoding SAM pointed domain-containing Ets transcription factor-like isoform X2: MTGDTVETVKQPCVQLRMGSSGYDDIMSSRGHSSLGLSPPFDDDGIHWAEELEDIKPSHSLLSLPSLNCPTDYEELASEELWMAEAAAIPAQGLGRPEPNPPILSPAQNPPIDVQGKAEDYCLEQVQSMVVAEVLSDVTKACKLLNIAPDPQEWSCMHVYKWLLWTEHLYGLPQMSLLFKELSGRDLCSMSEANFRERSLQFGDILYAHLDIWRSAAAMKDLWPPEDFKSANDSSWCNCPSQPIHLWQFLRELLLKPHNYSRCIRWINKEKGIFKIEDSAHVARLWGIRKNRPAMNYDKLSRSIRQYYKKGIIRKPDVSRRLVYQFVNPI, translated from the exons ATGACTGGAGACACAGTCGAAACTGTCAAGCAG CCTTGCGTGCAGTTGAGGATGGGGAGTTCAGGTTATGATGACATCATGAGCTCCAGAGGACATTCATCTCTCGGCCTAAGTCCTCCATTTGACGACGATGGAATTCACTGGGCGGAGGAGCTCGAGGATATCAAACCTTCCCACAGTTTGTTGAGCCTCCCATCTCTTAACTGCCCAACTGATTATGAAGAGTTAGCGAGTGAAGAACTGTGGATGGCAGAGGCTGCCGCAATTCCTGCTCAAGGTCTTGGACGTCCAGAGCCAAACCCGCCCATACTCAGCCCGGCTCAGAACCCTCCCATTGATGTGCAGGGTAAAGCAGAGGACTACTGTCTGGAGCAGGTCCAATCGATGGTGGTGGCAGAAGTGCTAAGTGACGTCACGAAAGCCTGCAAGCTGCTCAACATTGCACCAG ACCCGCAAGAATGGAGCTGCATGCACGTTTACAAGTGGCTGCTGTGGACAGAGCACTTGTACGGACTGCCACAGATGAGCCTGCTCTTCAAGGAGCTGAGTGGAAGGGACTTGTGCTCCATGTCAGAGGCTAACTTCAGAGAACGTTCCTTGCAGTTTGGAGATATACTATATGCTCATCTCGACATCTGGAGATCTG CTGCAGCAATGAAGGACCTGTGGCCACCAGAAGACTTTAAGTCAG caaATGACAGTTCTTGGTGCAACTGCCCTAGTCAGCCAATCCATTTGTGGCAGTTCCTCCGGGAGCTGCTCCTCAAGCCGCACAACTACAGCCGCTGTATTCGCTGGATCAACAAAGAAAAGG GGATTTTCAAAATAGAAGACTCGGCTCATGTGGCCAGGCTTTGGGGCATCCGAAAGAACCGCCCAGCAATGAACTATGACAAACTGAGTCGATCTATACGTCAGTACTACAAGAAGGGCATCATTCGAAAGCCGGATGTGTCACGCAGATTGGTCTACCAATTTGTAAATCCTATATGA
- the LOC119119443 gene encoding SAM pointed domain-containing Ets transcription factor-like isoform X3, protein MGSSGYDDIMSSRGHSSLGLSPPFDDDGIHWAEELEDIKPSHSLLSLPSLNCPTDYEELASEELWMAEAAAIPAQGLGRPEPNPPILSPAQNPPIDVQGKAEDYCLEQVQSMVVAEVLSDVTKACKLLNIAPDPQEWSCMHVYKWLLWTEHLYGLPQMSLLFKELSGRDLCSMSEANFRERSLQFGDILYAHLDIWRSAAAMKDLWPPEDFKSGKSWTANDSSWCNCPSQPIHLWQFLRELLLKPHNYSRCIRWINKEKGIFKIEDSAHVARLWGIRKNRPAMNYDKLSRSIRQYYKKGIIRKPDVSRRLVYQFVNPI, encoded by the exons ATGGGGAGTTCAGGTTATGATGACATCATGAGCTCCAGAGGACATTCATCTCTCGGCCTAAGTCCTCCATTTGACGACGATGGAATTCACTGGGCGGAGGAGCTCGAGGATATCAAACCTTCCCACAGTTTGTTGAGCCTCCCATCTCTTAACTGCCCAACTGATTATGAAGAGTTAGCGAGTGAAGAACTGTGGATGGCAGAGGCTGCCGCAATTCCTGCTCAAGGTCTTGGACGTCCAGAGCCAAACCCGCCCATACTCAGCCCGGCTCAGAACCCTCCCATTGATGTGCAGGGTAAAGCAGAGGACTACTGTCTGGAGCAGGTCCAATCGATGGTGGTGGCAGAAGTGCTAAGTGACGTCACGAAAGCCTGCAAGCTGCTCAACATTGCACCAG ACCCGCAAGAATGGAGCTGCATGCACGTTTACAAGTGGCTGCTGTGGACAGAGCACTTGTACGGACTGCCACAGATGAGCCTGCTCTTCAAGGAGCTGAGTGGAAGGGACTTGTGCTCCATGTCAGAGGCTAACTTCAGAGAACGTTCCTTGCAGTTTGGAGATATACTATATGCTCATCTCGACATCTGGAGATCTG CTGCAGCAATGAAGGACCTGTGGCCACCAGAAGACTTTAAGTCAGGTAAATCTTGGACAG caaATGACAGTTCTTGGTGCAACTGCCCTAGTCAGCCAATCCATTTGTGGCAGTTCCTCCGGGAGCTGCTCCTCAAGCCGCACAACTACAGCCGCTGTATTCGCTGGATCAACAAAGAAAAGG GGATTTTCAAAATAGAAGACTCGGCTCATGTGGCCAGGCTTTGGGGCATCCGAAAGAACCGCCCAGCAATGAACTATGACAAACTGAGTCGATCTATACGTCAGTACTACAAGAAGGGCATCATTCGAAAGCCGGATGTGTCACGCAGATTGGTCTACCAATTTGTAAATCCTATATGA
- the LOC119119443 gene encoding SAM pointed domain-containing Ets transcription factor-like isoform X1 yields MTGDTVETVKQPCVQLRMGSSGYDDIMSSRGHSSLGLSPPFDDDGIHWAEELEDIKPSHSLLSLPSLNCPTDYEELASEELWMAEAAAIPAQGLGRPEPNPPILSPAQNPPIDVQGKAEDYCLEQVQSMVVAEVLSDVTKACKLLNIAPDPQEWSCMHVYKWLLWTEHLYGLPQMSLLFKELSGRDLCSMSEANFRERSLQFGDILYAHLDIWRSAAAMKDLWPPEDFKSGKSWTANDSSWCNCPSQPIHLWQFLRELLLKPHNYSRCIRWINKEKGIFKIEDSAHVARLWGIRKNRPAMNYDKLSRSIRQYYKKGIIRKPDVSRRLVYQFVNPI; encoded by the exons ATGACTGGAGACACAGTCGAAACTGTCAAGCAG CCTTGCGTGCAGTTGAGGATGGGGAGTTCAGGTTATGATGACATCATGAGCTCCAGAGGACATTCATCTCTCGGCCTAAGTCCTCCATTTGACGACGATGGAATTCACTGGGCGGAGGAGCTCGAGGATATCAAACCTTCCCACAGTTTGTTGAGCCTCCCATCTCTTAACTGCCCAACTGATTATGAAGAGTTAGCGAGTGAAGAACTGTGGATGGCAGAGGCTGCCGCAATTCCTGCTCAAGGTCTTGGACGTCCAGAGCCAAACCCGCCCATACTCAGCCCGGCTCAGAACCCTCCCATTGATGTGCAGGGTAAAGCAGAGGACTACTGTCTGGAGCAGGTCCAATCGATGGTGGTGGCAGAAGTGCTAAGTGACGTCACGAAAGCCTGCAAGCTGCTCAACATTGCACCAG ACCCGCAAGAATGGAGCTGCATGCACGTTTACAAGTGGCTGCTGTGGACAGAGCACTTGTACGGACTGCCACAGATGAGCCTGCTCTTCAAGGAGCTGAGTGGAAGGGACTTGTGCTCCATGTCAGAGGCTAACTTCAGAGAACGTTCCTTGCAGTTTGGAGATATACTATATGCTCATCTCGACATCTGGAGATCTG CTGCAGCAATGAAGGACCTGTGGCCACCAGAAGACTTTAAGTCAGGTAAATCTTGGACAG caaATGACAGTTCTTGGTGCAACTGCCCTAGTCAGCCAATCCATTTGTGGCAGTTCCTCCGGGAGCTGCTCCTCAAGCCGCACAACTACAGCCGCTGTATTCGCTGGATCAACAAAGAAAAGG GGATTTTCAAAATAGAAGACTCGGCTCATGTGGCCAGGCTTTGGGGCATCCGAAAGAACCGCCCAGCAATGAACTATGACAAACTGAGTCGATCTATACGTCAGTACTACAAGAAGGGCATCATTCGAAAGCCGGATGTGTCACGCAGATTGGTCTACCAATTTGTAAATCCTATATGA
- the LOC119117720 gene encoding protein ILRUN-like isoform X1: MEGMDLDVDQELTQKFSCMGTTDKDILISEFQRLLGFQLNPAGCAFFLDMTNWNLQAAIGAYYDFESPNISAPCMSLVKDVTIGEGESVPPDTRFTKTWRIQNTGAESWPPGVCLKYVEGDQFGHVNMITVRSLAPQEMTDVSVPMHSPGSPGMYQGLWRMCTVTGLYYGDIIWVILSVEVGGLLGVTQQLSSFQAEFNTQPHRNVEGDYNPFASPEKSKWPNGNSDLHHDGSHKVSEEHWQGSPNQLQPDQNGLSHNSVDIVANSLQSNLSIVTYNQVSSGIKLKPSVPLQQPEPTFWLDKSARAQL, from the exons ATGGAGGGTATGGACCTGGACGTAGACCAGGAGCTCACGCAGAAATTTAGTTGCATGGGCACAACGGACAAAGACATCCTCATCTCGGAGTTCCAGAGGCTGCTCGGCTTTCAGCTTAACCCCGCCGGATGCGCCTTCTTTCTGGACATGACCAACTG GAATTTACAAGCAGCCATTGGAGCCTACTATGACTTTGAGAGTCCTAATATCAGTGCGCCATGCATGTCACTTGTGAAAGATGTGACTATTGGTGAAGGGGAATCAGTTCCGCCTGACACACGTTTCACCAAGACCTGGAGGATACAGAACACAG GTGCAGAGTCTTGGCCTCCTGGGGTTTGCCTGAAGTATGTTGAAGGAGATCAGTTTGGTCATGTAAACATGATAACGGTCCGGTCTCTAGCCCCTCAGGAAATGACGGATGTGAGTGTGCCTATGCATAGCCCAGGCTCTCCTGGTATGTACCAGGGCCTTTGGAGAATGTGTACAGTGACAGGACTTTACTATGGAG ATATTATTTGGGTGATCCTGAGCGTGGAGGTCGGCGGCCTTCTTGGTGTCACACAGCAGCTTTCATCTTTCCAAGCGGAGTTCAACACCCAACCTCATCGCAACGTAGAGGGAGATTACAACCCCTTCGCCTCACCGGAGAAAAGCAAATGGCCCAACGGCAACAGCGACCTCCACCACGATGGCAGCCATAAAGTCTCAGAGGAACACTGGCAGGGGAGCCCAAACCAGTTGCAGCCAGATCAGAATGGACTTTCACACAACTCTGTGGACATAGTAGCAAACAGCCTACAAAGCAATCTGTCAATAGTCACTTATAACCAG GTTTCAAGTGGGATTAAATTAAAGCCAAGTGTTCCCCTCCAACAGCCTGAGCCCACATTTTGGCTTGACAAGTCTGCACGAGCTCAGTTGtga
- the LOC119117720 gene encoding protein ILRUN-like isoform X2: MEGMDLDVDQELTQKFSCMGTTDKDILISEFQRLLGFQLNPAGCAFFLDMTNWNLQAAIGAYYDFESPNISAPCMSLVKDVTIGEGESVPPDTRFTKTWRIQNTGAESWPPGVCLKYVEGDQFGHVNMITVRSLAPQEMTDVSVPMHSPGSPGMYQGLWRMCTVTGLYYGDIIWVILSVEVGGLLGVTQQLSSFQAEFNTQPHRNVEGDYNPFASPEKSKWPNGNSDLHHDGSHKVSEEHWQGSPNQLQPDQNGLSHNSVDIVANSLQSNLSIVTYNQGLQEPSPFGHS, from the exons ATGGAGGGTATGGACCTGGACGTAGACCAGGAGCTCACGCAGAAATTTAGTTGCATGGGCACAACGGACAAAGACATCCTCATCTCGGAGTTCCAGAGGCTGCTCGGCTTTCAGCTTAACCCCGCCGGATGCGCCTTCTTTCTGGACATGACCAACTG GAATTTACAAGCAGCCATTGGAGCCTACTATGACTTTGAGAGTCCTAATATCAGTGCGCCATGCATGTCACTTGTGAAAGATGTGACTATTGGTGAAGGGGAATCAGTTCCGCCTGACACACGTTTCACCAAGACCTGGAGGATACAGAACACAG GTGCAGAGTCTTGGCCTCCTGGGGTTTGCCTGAAGTATGTTGAAGGAGATCAGTTTGGTCATGTAAACATGATAACGGTCCGGTCTCTAGCCCCTCAGGAAATGACGGATGTGAGTGTGCCTATGCATAGCCCAGGCTCTCCTGGTATGTACCAGGGCCTTTGGAGAATGTGTACAGTGACAGGACTTTACTATGGAG ATATTATTTGGGTGATCCTGAGCGTGGAGGTCGGCGGCCTTCTTGGTGTCACACAGCAGCTTTCATCTTTCCAAGCGGAGTTCAACACCCAACCTCATCGCAACGTAGAGGGAGATTACAACCCCTTCGCCTCACCGGAGAAAAGCAAATGGCCCAACGGCAACAGCGACCTCCACCACGATGGCAGCCATAAAGTCTCAGAGGAACACTGGCAGGGGAGCCCAAACCAGTTGCAGCCAGATCAGAATGGACTTTCACACAACTCTGTGGACATAGTAGCAAACAGCCTACAAAGCAATCTGTCAATAGTCACTTATAACCAG GGTTTACAGGAGCCTTCCCCGTTTGGTCACTCATGA